The nucleotide sequence CCGGCAGGTCGCCGCCGCCACCCGGCCGCATTTCCGGCGTGTGATAAACGCCACCGGCGTGGTGGTGCACACCAACCTCGGCCGCTCGCTTTTAGCCCCCGAGGCCGCCGCCGCCGCCGCTGACGCCTGCCTGCGCTACTCCAACCTGGAGTTCGATCTGGCCACCGGCGAGCGCGGCAGCCGCTACAGCCACGTGGTCGACATCCTGCGCACCCTGACCGGGGCCGAGGACGCGCTGGTCGTCAACAACAACGCCGCCGCCGTCATGATCGTCCTGGAAACCCTGGCCAAGGGCCGTGAAGTCATCGTCTCCCGGGGCCAGCTCGTGGAGATCGGCGGTTCGTTTCGCATTCCCGAGGTCATGGCCAAGTCCGGGGCCGTGCTGCGCGAGGTCGGAGCCACCAACCGCACGCATTTGCGCGACTACGAGAACGCCGTCAGCCCGGAAACCGCCGCGCTGCTCAAGGTCCACACCTCCAACTACCGCATCGTCGGGTTCACCAAGGAAGTCTCCCTGGCCGAACTGGCCGAACTGGGCGCGCGCCTGGGACTCCCGGTCATCGAGGACCTCGGCAGCGGCAATTTGACCGATTTCGCGGCCTGCGGCCTGCCCGGCGAACCGACGGTGCAGCAGGCCGTGGCCGAGGGCGCGGACGTGGTCACCTTTAGCGGCGACAAGGTGCTGGGCGGCCCCCAAGCCGGCATCATCGTCGGCAAGGCCAAGTATATCGCCGCCATCCGCAAAAATCCCCTCAACCGGGCCATGCGCATCGACAAGATGACGCTGGCCGCCCTGGAAGCCACGCTGCGCCTCTACCGCGACCCCGAGCGCGCCCGGGCCGTCATCCCGACCCTGGCCATGATCACGGCCTCCCCCGAGGCGCTTGCCAAAAAAGCCCGCAAGCTGGCTGGGCTGCTGCGAAAGGCCCTGGCCGGGCGCTACGCGGTTTCGGCCATCCCCGGCGCTTCCCGGGTGGGCGGCGGGGCCTATCCCGAACGCGATCTGCCGACCACCCTGGTGGCATTGCGTCCACTCACAGGCGCGCCCTCGCCCGACGCCCTGCGCCAGCGCCTGTTGGCCGCCGATCCGCCCCTGGTGGCCCGCACCCAGGACGACGCCCTGCTGCTCGACCCCCGGACGCTCGCCGACGACGAACTGAAGCTTGTGGCCACGGTGCTGGCCCAGGCCTGCCAGCCAGAAACCGCCTAGCGCCGCTGCCCGTAAAATCCCGCTCATCCCAAAAGACAAGGCTCCCGCCGGTCGCCATGACCGGCGGGAGCCTTTTTCGCCCGGATCTCGACGCCGCAAGCCGCGCCGGCCTGGGACGGTCGCGCCTCGGAGCTTGGCCGCTGCCTCGGGCGCAAGGAACACGCTGAACGCTAAATGTAGGCCCGCGAAGGCGGCGAACTGGGAAGCGTACCGGCGCGAAGCGCCTCCACCACGTCGGCGATGGCCGCCACCACCCCCTCGACGTCGCCGGCCAGATTGCAAATCGACGGCGACACGCGCAGCAAGTCCTGCCCCATGACCCGCAGATAGGCGATGGCGAAACGGTGTTTGGCGTAGACATGCTGCATGACGTCGCCGGCCGCCACGCCTTCGGGAGTACGGAACAGATAGACCGCGCTTCGCAGGGCGTCGTTGGTCGTCGGCGTGACGATGTGCCGCCAGGCCGCGTCCTCCCGGAAATCCGGGAACATCCGGGGCAGATGCCGGAACAGGGCGTTTTTGAGCCGCGTGCCCAGGGCATGGGTCCGGGCCTCGACGCGCTTTGGCGTCACGCCGGGATGGAAGTGGCCGGTGTGGAACAGCGCCGTCATCCAGGCCGCCACCAAGGTGACGTCGTTTTGTTGGCCCAGGTAGGAAAAGCGCCTGGCCGTGGCGTCGATGCCGCCGCTTTCGGGCGCGAAACCGTAATGGGCCGGGGTGTTGATGTGCTCGTCGTAGCCCCAGGCGCCCGGCGCGAAGCGTTCGGCCGCGCCCGTGGCCGGGTTCATGTAGATGACGCCGACCATGCGGGGGCCGCAGGGCCATTTGTGGAAACTGCCGGCGATGCTGTCCACGCCGGTTTCCTCAAGGCGCATGTCCAGCACGCCAAAGGCCTGGGCGCTGTCGGCGTGGATGTGGATGTCCTTGTTTACGGCCCGCAGTTCCTCGACGATGCGCCGCATGGGCAGGACCAGGCCGCTTTCGTTGGACTGCCAGGAGAGGCTGACGACCTTGGTGTTGCGGTCCACCAGCCGCAAAAGCGCGGCGACGATCTCGTCCTCGCCGGCCGGGTCCGAGGGCACGACCCCGGCCCGGGCCTCGTCGACGGAAACGGTCTGCGCAAACAGCTTCGTGCGCATGATCCGCACCGAATCCGGCCCCCAGCCCTGGGTCGCCTTGCGGTAGAGCCAGGCTTCGTGGTTGGTCGGGTGGTTGACGTCCCAGACCACGACGTTGTCCCGGGCAGGATTGAAAAAGCCCGAGGCGACCAGGCCGTTGTTGATGCAGTTGTTGGCCTGGGTGGCGTTGGCTGTCAGCGCAAGCAAGGCATTGGCCGGCGCGTCCAGCCCGCCAAGGCCGATCCAGGTCTTGACCGCGTCCAGGCCGTGCACGAGGCCGGCCTCGGCCAGCTCGCCCCGCAGCGCAAAGGAAATGTCCACTTCCATGAGCCGGCGCACGAGTTCCCCCATGGCCGAAACCGGCGTCAGCGCCGGACACATGTTGGCGGCGTTGACGGAAATGCAGCCAAAGGCGTCGCGGTCGAAATAGCGCCGCACCAAGGCTTCCCACTGGGCCTCGTCGTCCGGGGCCAGGGCGTGGCCGGCAAAGGGACGGCCCTCCCCGCGCCACAAGGCGATGGCCGCGAAAATGCGCTCCAGGGCGGAACCGGGCGGGGCTTTTTTCCAGGCTCCGTCAGTGGCAAGGGCCGCGCCGAGATCGTCGCGCCAGATAAAATCGCTCATCGACAACTCTCTCCCCGCCTCGCCGCCAACACATTGGCCCAAGGCGACAACAATCGGGCCATGGCCCGTTTATTCATCAATATGCCCGGCCGAGCCGGCCGGGGGTCCGTCCATAGCCCCTTGGACCACCGCCGGCAAGGGGGAAGCCGCCGCAACGGCGCTTTCCGTCCAAGCCCCCCTTTACCCCTTTTCCCGTCGAGGGGGTCCGGGGGGGATCATCCCCCCCGGCCGCCGGAGGCATCCTACACGCACCGCCCGGGCGGCGAACCCCGCGCCAAAGGGGGTTCCCTCGCCGGGCCGAGATGCTTATGATCAGCGTTCGTACGATCATGGAGGAACCCGCGCATCATGACCAACGACACCACCAAGGCGGATAGCCAACCCTCTTTCGCCATTGAAGCTAAAAGCTGCTGGGAGACCTACGCCTCCCCCGAAGTCCGCCAGGACATGCAGGCCCTGGCCGAGGGCTACGTGTCCTTTCTCACCGCCTGCAAGACCGAACGCGAAACCGTGCACTTCGTGCGCGAGGTCCTGACCAAGGCCGGATTCGCCGAATGCGACGACGAATTCAGCGGCGACGCCGTTTTTCGCGTCATGAAGGGCAAGACCGTCTTTGTGGCCCGCAAGGGCAAAAAGCCCCTGCGCGAGGGCTTCCGCCTGGTTGGCGCCCACTGCGACACGCCGCGCATCGACCTCAAGCAGCGCCCGCTCTATCAGGACTGCGGCGTGGCCCAGCTCAAGACCCACTATTACGGTGGCATCCGCAAGCACCAGTGGCTGGCCCGGCCGCTGGCCCTGCACGGCGTGGTGGCCAAAAAAGACGGCACGGTGGTGCCGGTGACCATTGGTGAGGACGCCGCCGATCCGGTCTTCGCCATCCCCGACCTTTTGCCGCACCTGGCCTACCGGCAGGTGGAAAAAAAGCTGTCCGAAGCCTTTGAGGCGGAAAAGCTCAACATCCTCATCGGCCATTCCCCGGCCGACAAGCCCGAACAGGCCGAAGGCGAGGACGCCGAGAAACCCGCCAAGAACGGCAACGAGGCCATCAAGGCCAAGGTGCTGGAACTTTTAAACGCCAAGTACGGCATCGCCGAGCCCGACCTCTACAGCGCCGAGCTGCAGGCCGTGCCGGCCGGGCCGGCCCGCTTCGTCGGCCTGGACGGGGCGCTGGTCGGCGGCTACGGCCAGGACGACCGGGTCTGCGTCTATACGGCCCTGTCGGCACTTCTCGACGCTCCCCAGCCCGAGCACACCCAGATCGTGCTTTTTTGGGACAAGGAAGAGATCGGCTCCGAAGGCTCCACCGGGGCCAAGTCGCGCTTTTTCGAATATTGCCTGGAAGATTTGATCGACGCCTGGGACGCGGGCGCGCGCAAGAGCCGGGTGCTGGCTGCCGGCAAGGCCGTTTCGGCCGATGTCCACGCCGCCCTGGACCCGGATTATCAAGACCTCCACGAGAAGCTCAATTCGGCGCTTTTGGGCTTTGGCCCGTGCTTTTGCAAATTTACTGGTCACCGGGGCAAGGTCGGGGCCAACGACGCCCACCCCGAGTACGTGGCCTGGCTGCGTAACCTCCTGGACCAGGCCGGCATCCCCTGGCAGATGGCGGAACTGGGCCGGGTGGACCTCGGCGGCGGCGGCACGGTGGCCAAGTTCCTGGCCGTCTACGGCATGGACATCATCGATTTCGGCCCGGCCGTGCTCAGTATGCACAGCCCGTTCGAGATCACCAGCGTGGCCGACATCTACGCCAGCAAACTGGCCTACAAGGCCTTCCTGTCGAGCTAACGGCAACGCCCCTTACCCCATGTTGGGGGTCCGGGGGCCTAAGGCCCCCGGCGGAGAGGTCCAGGAGAGGCAGCGCCTCTCCTGGCCGCCGGAGGCATCTTCATCTTCTTCTTACGCTCACAAGGACGCGCACATGCCAGTGATCATGGGGACGGCCGGGCATATCGACCATGGCAAGACGACGCTCGTCAAGGCTTTGACCGGCATCGACTGCGACCGTCTGGCCGAGGAGAAGAAGCGCGGCATCACCATTGAGCTGGGCTTTGCCTTCATGGACCTGCCCGGCGGCGCGCGCCTTGGCGTGGTGGACGTGCCCGGCCATGAGCGGTTTGTCAAAAACATGGTGGCCGGCGCGGCCGGCATCGATTTCGTGACGCTGGTCATCGCCGCCGACGAGGGCGTCATGCCCCAGACCCGCGAGCACCTGGACATCTGCACGCTGCTAGGCGTGTCCACGGGCTTGGTAGCCCTGACCAAATGCGACATGGTGGACCCGGACTGGCTGGCCATGGTCACCGACGACGTGCGCGCCGAGCTGGCCGGCACGTTCCT is from Solidesulfovibrio magneticus RS-1 and encodes:
- the selA gene encoding L-seryl-tRNA(Sec) selenium transferase, giving the protein MQNLFRLLPPVDAVLTALGDDVGLAALPRAMLRDAVTAYLDGLRDDIRAGRLTEPAQLDHGLVFAQCARQVAAATRPHFRRVINATGVVVHTNLGRSLLAPEAAAAAADACLRYSNLEFDLATGERGSRYSHVVDILRTLTGAEDALVVNNNAAAVMIVLETLAKGREVIVSRGQLVEIGGSFRIPEVMAKSGAVLREVGATNRTHLRDYENAVSPETAALLKVHTSNYRIVGFTKEVSLAELAELGARLGLPVIEDLGSGNLTDFAACGLPGEPTVQQAVAEGADVVTFSGDKVLGGPQAGIIVGKAKYIAAIRKNPLNRAMRIDKMTLAALEATLRLYRDPERARAVIPTLAMITASPEALAKKARKLAGLLRKALAGRYAVSAIPGASRVGGGAYPERDLPTTLVALRPLTGAPSPDALRQRLLAADPPLVARTQDDALLLDPRTLADDELKLVATVLAQACQPETA
- a CDS encoding aminopeptidase, encoding MTNDTTKADSQPSFAIEAKSCWETYASPEVRQDMQALAEGYVSFLTACKTERETVHFVREVLTKAGFAECDDEFSGDAVFRVMKGKTVFVARKGKKPLREGFRLVGAHCDTPRIDLKQRPLYQDCGVAQLKTHYYGGIRKHQWLARPLALHGVVAKKDGTVVPVTIGEDAADPVFAIPDLLPHLAYRQVEKKLSEAFEAEKLNILIGHSPADKPEQAEGEDAEKPAKNGNEAIKAKVLELLNAKYGIAEPDLYSAELQAVPAGPARFVGLDGALVGGYGQDDRVCVYTALSALLDAPQPEHTQIVLFWDKEEIGSEGSTGAKSRFFEYCLEDLIDAWDAGARKSRVLAAGKAVSADVHAALDPDYQDLHEKLNSALLGFGPCFCKFTGHRGKVGANDAHPEYVAWLRNLLDQAGIPWQMAELGRVDLGGGGTVAKFLAVYGMDIIDFGPAVLSMHSPFEITSVADIYASKLAYKAFLSS
- a CDS encoding aminotransferase class V-fold PLP-dependent enzyme, whose protein sequence is MSDFIWRDDLGAALATDGAWKKAPPGSALERIFAAIALWRGEGRPFAGHALAPDDEAQWEALVRRYFDRDAFGCISVNAANMCPALTPVSAMGELVRRLMEVDISFALRGELAEAGLVHGLDAVKTWIGLGGLDAPANALLALTANATQANNCINNGLVASGFFNPARDNVVVWDVNHPTNHEAWLYRKATQGWGPDSVRIMRTKLFAQTVSVDEARAGVVPSDPAGEDEIVAALLRLVDRNTKVVSLSWQSNESGLVLPMRRIVEELRAVNKDIHIHADSAQAFGVLDMRLEETGVDSIAGSFHKWPCGPRMVGVIYMNPATGAAERFAPGAWGYDEHINTPAHYGFAPESGGIDATARRFSYLGQQNDVTLVAAWMTALFHTGHFHPGVTPKRVEARTHALGTRLKNALFRHLPRMFPDFREDAAWRHIVTPTTNDALRSAVYLFRTPEGVAAGDVMQHVYAKHRFAIAYLRVMGQDLLRVSPSICNLAGDVEGVVAAIADVVEALRAGTLPSSPPSRAYI